A genomic stretch from Peromyscus eremicus chromosome 6, PerEre_H2_v1, whole genome shotgun sequence includes:
- the Atp8b2 gene encoding phospholipid-transporting ATPase ID isoform X1, translated as MTVPKEMPEKWARAGAPPSWSQKKPSWGTEEERRARANDREYNEKFQYASNCIKTSKYNILTFLPVNLFEQFQEVANTYFLFLLILQLIPQISSLSWFTTIVPLVLVLTITAVKDATDDYFRHKSDNQVNNRHSQVLINGVLQQEQWMNVCVGDIIKLENNQFVAADLLLLSSSEPHGLCYIETAELDGETNMKVRQAIPVTSELGDISKLAKFDGEVICEPPNNKLDKFSGTLYWKENKFPLSNQNMLLRGCVLRNTEWCFGLVIFAGPDTKLMQNSGRTKFKRTSIDRLMNTLVLWIFGFLVCMGVILAIGNAIWEHEVGTRFQVYLPWDEAVDSAFFSGFLSFWSYIIILNTVVPISLYVSVEVIRLGHSYFINWDKKMFCMKKRTPAEARTTTLNEELGQVEYIFSDKTGTLTQNIMVFNKCSINGHSYGDVFDVLGHKAELGERPAPVDFSFNPLADKKFLFWDPSLLEAVKMGDPHTHEFFRLLSLCHTVMSEEKNEGELYYKAQSPDEGALVTAARNFGFVFRSRTPKTITVHELGTAITYQLLAILDFNNIRKRMSVIVRNPEGKIRLYCKGADTILLDRLHPSTQELLNSTTDHLNEYAGDGLRTLVLAYKDLEEDYYEEWARRRLQASLAQDSREDRLASIYEEVESDMMLLGATAIEDKLQQGVPETIALLTLANIKIWVLTGDKQETAVNIGYSCKMLTDDMTEVFIVTGHTVLEVQEELRKAREKMVDSSHTVGNGFTYQGKLSSSKLTSVLEAVAGEYALVINGHSLAHALEADMELEFLETACACKAVICCRVTPLQKAQVVELVKKYKKAVTLAIGDGANDVSMIKTAHIGVGISGQEGIQAVLASDYSFSQFKFLQRLLLVHGRWSYLRMCKFLCYFFYKNFAFTMVHFWFGFFCGFSAQTVYDQYFITLYNIVYTSLPVLAMGVFDQDVPEQRSMEYPKLYEPGQLNLLFNKREFFICIAQGIYTSVLMFFIPYGVFAEATRDDGTQLADYQSFAVTVATSLVIVVSVQIGLDTGYWTAINHFFIWGSLAVYFAILFAMHSNGLFDMFPNQFRFVGNAQNTLAQPTVWLTIVLTTAVCIMPVVAFRFLRLSLKPDLSDTVRYTQLVRKKQKAQHRCMRRVGRTGSRRSGYAFSHQEGFGELIMSGKNMRLSSLALSSFSTRSSSSWIESLRRKKSDSTNSPGGGAEKPLKG; from the exons ATGACGGTCCCCAAGGAGATGCCCGAGAAGTGGGCCCGGGCCGGGGCGCCTCCATCTTGGAGCCAGAAGAAGCCCTCTTGGGGGACAG AAGAAGAGCGGAGGGCGCGGGCTAATGACCGTGAATACAATGAGAAATTCCAGTATGCG AGTAACTGCATTAAGACCTCCAAGTACAATATCCTCACCTTCCTGCCTGTCAACCTCTTCGAGCAGTTCCAGGAAGTTGCCAACACCTACTTCCTGTTCCTTCTCATCCTACAG CTGATCCCCCAGATCTCCTCCCTGTCCTGGTTCACCACCATTGTGCCTTTGGTTCTTGTCCTCACCATCACAGCTGTTAAAGATGCCACTGATGACTAT TTCCGCCACAAGAGTGATAACCAGGTGAATAATCGTCATTCTCAGGTGCTGATCAACGGAGT CCTCCAACAAGAGCAGTGGATGAATGTCTGTGTTGGTGACATTATCAAGCTAGAAAACAACCAGTTTGTGGCG GcggacctcctcctcctctccagcagCGAGCCCCATGGGCTGTGTTACATAGAGACCGCAGAACTGGATGG agagaCCAATATGAAAGTACGCCAGGCGATTCCAGTCACCTCTGAGCTGGGGGACATCAGTAAGCTGGCCAAGTTTGATG GTGAAGTAATCTGTGAACCTCCCAACAACAAGCTGGACAAATTCAGTGGAACACTGTACTGGAAGGAAAACAAATTCCCCCTGAGCAACCAGAACATGCTGCTGCGCGGCTGTGTGCTGAGAAATACTGAGTGGTGCTTCGGGCTGGTCATCTTTGCGG GTCCTGACACCAAGCTGATGCAGAACAGTGGCAGGACGAAGTTCAAGAGAACGAGTATTGACCGTCTGATGAACACACTGGTCCTCTGG ATTTTTGGATTCCTGGTCTGTATGGGAGTGATCCTGGCCATTGGCAATGCCATCTGGGAACACGAGGTTGGGACGCGCTTCCAGGTCTACCTGCCCTGGGATGAGGCGGTGGACAGTGccttcttctctggcttcctctccTTCTGGTCCTATATCATCATTCTCAACACGGTTGTGCCCATTTCACTGTATGTCAG TGTGGAAGTCATCCGTTTGGGCCACAGCTACTTCATCAACTGGGACAAGAAGATGTTCTGCATGAAGAAGCGGACGCCTGCAGAGGCCCGTACCACCACGCTGAACGAAGAGCTGGGCCAGGTGGAGTACATCTTCTCTGATAAGACGGGCACCCTCACCCAGAACATCATGGTGTTCAACAAGTGCTCCATCAATGGCCACAGCTATG GGGACGTGTTTGATGTCTTGGGACACAAAGCTGAACTGGGAGAG AGACCAGCGCCTGTTGACTTCTCCTTTAATCCTCTGGCTGACAAGAAATTCTTGTTTTGGGATCCAAGCCTCTTGGAGGCTGTCAAAATGGGGGACCCACATACCCATGAGTTCTTCCGTCTCCTTTCCCTGTGCCACACTGTCATGTCCGAAGAAAAGAACGAAG GAGAGCTGTACTACAAAGCTCAGTCCCCGGATGAGGGGGCTCTGGTCACCGCAGCCAGGAACTTTGGTTTTGTGTTCCGTTCTCGTACTCCTAAAACAATCACCGTCCATGAGCTCGGTACAGCCATCACCTACCAGCTGCTGGCCATCCTGGACTTCAACAACATTCGCAAACGGATGTCAGTCATAG TGCGGAATCCAGAGGGGAAGATCCGACTCTACTGCAAAGGGGCGGACACCATCCTGCTAGACAGACTCCACCCTTCCACGCAGGAGCTACTCAACAGCACCACTGACCACCTGAAT GAATATGCAGGGGATGGACTGAGGACCCTGGTGCTGGCCTACAAAGACCTGGAGGAAGACTACTATGAGGAATGGGCCAGGAGACGCCTACAGGCCAGCTTGGCCCAAGACAGCCGAGAGGACAGGCTGGCCAGCATCTATGAAGAGGTTGAGAGTGACATGATG CTGCTGGGTGCCACGGCCATTGAGGACAAGCTTCAGCAGGGAGTCCCAGAGACCATCGCCCTCCTGACTCTGGCCAACATTAAGATTTGGGTCCTAACTGGAGATAAGCAAG AGACCGCTGTGAACATTGGCTACTCCTGCAAGATGCTGACTGATGACATGACAGAGGTGTTCATAGTCACAGGCCACACTGTTCTGGAGGTGCAAGAGGAGCTCAG GAAAGCCCGGGAGAAGATGGTGGACTCGTCCCACACGGTGGGCAATGGCTTCACCTACCAGGGGAAACTCTCTTCTTCAAAGCTCACTTCTGTCCTGGAGGCTGTTGCCGGGGAGTACGCCCTGGTCATCAATGGGCACAGCCTG GCCCATGCCTTGGAGGCTGACATGGAGCTAGAGTTTCTGGAGACAGCATGTGCTTGCAAAGCTGTCATCTGCTGCCGGGTGACACCCTTGCAGAAGGCACAGGTGGTGGAACTGGTGAAGAAGTACAAGAAGGCAGTGACACTTGCCATTGGGGATGGTGCCAATGATGTCAGCATGATTAAAA CTGCTCACATTGGTGTGGGCATCAGCGGGCAGGAAGGGATCCAGGCCGTCCTGGCTTCCGATTATTCCTTTTCACAGTTCAAGTTCCTGCAGCGCCTCCTGCTGGTGCATGGGCGCTGGTCCTACCTGCGCATGTGCAAGTTCCTCTGCTATTTCTTCTATAAGAACTTTGCGTTCACCATGGTCCACTTCTGGTTTGGCTTCTTCTGTGGCTTCTCAGCCCAG ACCGTGTATGACCAGTATTTCATCACCCTGTATAACATCGTGTACACTTCGCTCCCAGTCCTGGCCATGGGGGTCTTTGACCAG GATGTCCCGGAGCAGCGAAGCATGGAGTACCCTAAACTGTACGAGCCAGGCCAGTTGAATCTGCTGTTCAACAAGCGCGAGTTCTTCATCTGCATTGCCCAGGGCATCTACACCTCTGTGCTCATGTTCTTCATCCCCTATGGGGTGTTTGCAGAGGCCACTCGGGACGATGGCACCCAGCTGGCAGACTACCAGTCCTTTGCAGTCACTGTGGCCACATCACTGGTCATTGTGGTTAGTGTGCAG ATTGGGCTGGATACAGGCTATTGGACAGCCATCAACCACTTCTTCATCTGGGGCAGCCTCGCTGTTTACTTTGCCATCCTCTTTGCCATGCACAGCAATGGGCTCTTTGACATGTTTCCAAACCAGTTCCGGTTTGTGG GGAATGCCCAGAACACCCTGGCCCAGCCCACCGTGTGGCTCACCATCGTGCTGACCACGGCTGTCTGCATCATGCCTGTGGTCGCCTTCCGCTTCCTCAGGCTTAGCCTGAAGCCGGATCTCTCCGACACG GTCCGCTACACCCAGCTGGTAAGGAAGAAGCAGAAGGCTCAGCACCGCTGCATGCGGCGAGTGGGCCGCACGGGCTCGCGGCGCTCCGGCTACGCCTTTTCACACCAGGAAGGCTTTGGGGAGCTCATTATGTCCGGCAAGAACATGCGGCTGAGCTCCCTGGCCCTCTCCAGCTTTAGCACGCGCTCCAGCTCCAGCTGGATCGAGAGCCTGCGCAGGAAGAAGAGCGACAGCACCAACAGCCCGGGGGGAGGGGCCGAGAAGCCCCTCAAGGGCTGA
- the Atp8b2 gene encoding phospholipid-transporting ATPase ID isoform X2 — MALCAKKRPPEEERRARANDREYNEKFQYASNCIKTSKYNILTFLPVNLFEQFQEVANTYFLFLLILQLIPQISSLSWFTTIVPLVLVLTITAVKDATDDYFRHKSDNQVNNRHSQVLINGVLQQEQWMNVCVGDIIKLENNQFVAADLLLLSSSEPHGLCYIETAELDGETNMKVRQAIPVTSELGDISKLAKFDGEVICEPPNNKLDKFSGTLYWKENKFPLSNQNMLLRGCVLRNTEWCFGLVIFAGPDTKLMQNSGRTKFKRTSIDRLMNTLVLWIFGFLVCMGVILAIGNAIWEHEVGTRFQVYLPWDEAVDSAFFSGFLSFWSYIIILNTVVPISLYVSVEVIRLGHSYFINWDKKMFCMKKRTPAEARTTTLNEELGQVEYIFSDKTGTLTQNIMVFNKCSINGHSYGDVFDVLGHKAELGERPAPVDFSFNPLADKKFLFWDPSLLEAVKMGDPHTHEFFRLLSLCHTVMSEEKNEGELYYKAQSPDEGALVTAARNFGFVFRSRTPKTITVHELGTAITYQLLAILDFNNIRKRMSVIVRNPEGKIRLYCKGADTILLDRLHPSTQELLNSTTDHLNEYAGDGLRTLVLAYKDLEEDYYEEWARRRLQASLAQDSREDRLASIYEEVESDMMLLGATAIEDKLQQGVPETIALLTLANIKIWVLTGDKQETAVNIGYSCKMLTDDMTEVFIVTGHTVLEVQEELRKAREKMVDSSHTVGNGFTYQGKLSSSKLTSVLEAVAGEYALVINGHSLAHALEADMELEFLETACACKAVICCRVTPLQKAQVVELVKKYKKAVTLAIGDGANDVSMIKTAHIGVGISGQEGIQAVLASDYSFSQFKFLQRLLLVHGRWSYLRMCKFLCYFFYKNFAFTMVHFWFGFFCGFSAQTVYDQYFITLYNIVYTSLPVLAMGVFDQDVPEQRSMEYPKLYEPGQLNLLFNKREFFICIAQGIYTSVLMFFIPYGVFAEATRDDGTQLADYQSFAVTVATSLVIVVSVQIGLDTGYWTAINHFFIWGSLAVYFAILFAMHSNGLFDMFPNQFRFVGNAQNTLAQPTVWLTIVLTTAVCIMPVVAFRFLRLSLKPDLSDTVRYTQLVRKKQKAQHRCMRRVGRTGSRRSGYAFSHQEGFGELIMSGKNMRLSSLALSSFSTRSSSSWIESLRRKKSDSTNSPGGGAEKPLKG, encoded by the exons ATGGCACTGTGTGCAAAAAAGCGCCCCCCAG AAGAAGAGCGGAGGGCGCGGGCTAATGACCGTGAATACAATGAGAAATTCCAGTATGCG AGTAACTGCATTAAGACCTCCAAGTACAATATCCTCACCTTCCTGCCTGTCAACCTCTTCGAGCAGTTCCAGGAAGTTGCCAACACCTACTTCCTGTTCCTTCTCATCCTACAG CTGATCCCCCAGATCTCCTCCCTGTCCTGGTTCACCACCATTGTGCCTTTGGTTCTTGTCCTCACCATCACAGCTGTTAAAGATGCCACTGATGACTAT TTCCGCCACAAGAGTGATAACCAGGTGAATAATCGTCATTCTCAGGTGCTGATCAACGGAGT CCTCCAACAAGAGCAGTGGATGAATGTCTGTGTTGGTGACATTATCAAGCTAGAAAACAACCAGTTTGTGGCG GcggacctcctcctcctctccagcagCGAGCCCCATGGGCTGTGTTACATAGAGACCGCAGAACTGGATGG agagaCCAATATGAAAGTACGCCAGGCGATTCCAGTCACCTCTGAGCTGGGGGACATCAGTAAGCTGGCCAAGTTTGATG GTGAAGTAATCTGTGAACCTCCCAACAACAAGCTGGACAAATTCAGTGGAACACTGTACTGGAAGGAAAACAAATTCCCCCTGAGCAACCAGAACATGCTGCTGCGCGGCTGTGTGCTGAGAAATACTGAGTGGTGCTTCGGGCTGGTCATCTTTGCGG GTCCTGACACCAAGCTGATGCAGAACAGTGGCAGGACGAAGTTCAAGAGAACGAGTATTGACCGTCTGATGAACACACTGGTCCTCTGG ATTTTTGGATTCCTGGTCTGTATGGGAGTGATCCTGGCCATTGGCAATGCCATCTGGGAACACGAGGTTGGGACGCGCTTCCAGGTCTACCTGCCCTGGGATGAGGCGGTGGACAGTGccttcttctctggcttcctctccTTCTGGTCCTATATCATCATTCTCAACACGGTTGTGCCCATTTCACTGTATGTCAG TGTGGAAGTCATCCGTTTGGGCCACAGCTACTTCATCAACTGGGACAAGAAGATGTTCTGCATGAAGAAGCGGACGCCTGCAGAGGCCCGTACCACCACGCTGAACGAAGAGCTGGGCCAGGTGGAGTACATCTTCTCTGATAAGACGGGCACCCTCACCCAGAACATCATGGTGTTCAACAAGTGCTCCATCAATGGCCACAGCTATG GGGACGTGTTTGATGTCTTGGGACACAAAGCTGAACTGGGAGAG AGACCAGCGCCTGTTGACTTCTCCTTTAATCCTCTGGCTGACAAGAAATTCTTGTTTTGGGATCCAAGCCTCTTGGAGGCTGTCAAAATGGGGGACCCACATACCCATGAGTTCTTCCGTCTCCTTTCCCTGTGCCACACTGTCATGTCCGAAGAAAAGAACGAAG GAGAGCTGTACTACAAAGCTCAGTCCCCGGATGAGGGGGCTCTGGTCACCGCAGCCAGGAACTTTGGTTTTGTGTTCCGTTCTCGTACTCCTAAAACAATCACCGTCCATGAGCTCGGTACAGCCATCACCTACCAGCTGCTGGCCATCCTGGACTTCAACAACATTCGCAAACGGATGTCAGTCATAG TGCGGAATCCAGAGGGGAAGATCCGACTCTACTGCAAAGGGGCGGACACCATCCTGCTAGACAGACTCCACCCTTCCACGCAGGAGCTACTCAACAGCACCACTGACCACCTGAAT GAATATGCAGGGGATGGACTGAGGACCCTGGTGCTGGCCTACAAAGACCTGGAGGAAGACTACTATGAGGAATGGGCCAGGAGACGCCTACAGGCCAGCTTGGCCCAAGACAGCCGAGAGGACAGGCTGGCCAGCATCTATGAAGAGGTTGAGAGTGACATGATG CTGCTGGGTGCCACGGCCATTGAGGACAAGCTTCAGCAGGGAGTCCCAGAGACCATCGCCCTCCTGACTCTGGCCAACATTAAGATTTGGGTCCTAACTGGAGATAAGCAAG AGACCGCTGTGAACATTGGCTACTCCTGCAAGATGCTGACTGATGACATGACAGAGGTGTTCATAGTCACAGGCCACACTGTTCTGGAGGTGCAAGAGGAGCTCAG GAAAGCCCGGGAGAAGATGGTGGACTCGTCCCACACGGTGGGCAATGGCTTCACCTACCAGGGGAAACTCTCTTCTTCAAAGCTCACTTCTGTCCTGGAGGCTGTTGCCGGGGAGTACGCCCTGGTCATCAATGGGCACAGCCTG GCCCATGCCTTGGAGGCTGACATGGAGCTAGAGTTTCTGGAGACAGCATGTGCTTGCAAAGCTGTCATCTGCTGCCGGGTGACACCCTTGCAGAAGGCACAGGTGGTGGAACTGGTGAAGAAGTACAAGAAGGCAGTGACACTTGCCATTGGGGATGGTGCCAATGATGTCAGCATGATTAAAA CTGCTCACATTGGTGTGGGCATCAGCGGGCAGGAAGGGATCCAGGCCGTCCTGGCTTCCGATTATTCCTTTTCACAGTTCAAGTTCCTGCAGCGCCTCCTGCTGGTGCATGGGCGCTGGTCCTACCTGCGCATGTGCAAGTTCCTCTGCTATTTCTTCTATAAGAACTTTGCGTTCACCATGGTCCACTTCTGGTTTGGCTTCTTCTGTGGCTTCTCAGCCCAG ACCGTGTATGACCAGTATTTCATCACCCTGTATAACATCGTGTACACTTCGCTCCCAGTCCTGGCCATGGGGGTCTTTGACCAG GATGTCCCGGAGCAGCGAAGCATGGAGTACCCTAAACTGTACGAGCCAGGCCAGTTGAATCTGCTGTTCAACAAGCGCGAGTTCTTCATCTGCATTGCCCAGGGCATCTACACCTCTGTGCTCATGTTCTTCATCCCCTATGGGGTGTTTGCAGAGGCCACTCGGGACGATGGCACCCAGCTGGCAGACTACCAGTCCTTTGCAGTCACTGTGGCCACATCACTGGTCATTGTGGTTAGTGTGCAG ATTGGGCTGGATACAGGCTATTGGACAGCCATCAACCACTTCTTCATCTGGGGCAGCCTCGCTGTTTACTTTGCCATCCTCTTTGCCATGCACAGCAATGGGCTCTTTGACATGTTTCCAAACCAGTTCCGGTTTGTGG GGAATGCCCAGAACACCCTGGCCCAGCCCACCGTGTGGCTCACCATCGTGCTGACCACGGCTGTCTGCATCATGCCTGTGGTCGCCTTCCGCTTCCTCAGGCTTAGCCTGAAGCCGGATCTCTCCGACACG GTCCGCTACACCCAGCTGGTAAGGAAGAAGCAGAAGGCTCAGCACCGCTGCATGCGGCGAGTGGGCCGCACGGGCTCGCGGCGCTCCGGCTACGCCTTTTCACACCAGGAAGGCTTTGGGGAGCTCATTATGTCCGGCAAGAACATGCGGCTGAGCTCCCTGGCCCTCTCCAGCTTTAGCACGCGCTCCAGCTCCAGCTGGATCGAGAGCCTGCGCAGGAAGAAGAGCGACAGCACCAACAGCCCGGGGGGAGGGGCCGAGAAGCCCCTCAAGGGCTGA
- the Aqp10 gene encoding LOW QUALITY PROTEIN: aquaporin-10 (The sequence of the model RefSeq protein was modified relative to this genomic sequence to represent the inferred CDS: inserted 1 base in 1 codon; deleted 1 base in 1 codon; substituted 1 base at 1 genomic stop codon) has product MTKAAKFCGLLGGNLAPSFISYGLQSTTTAYGLQSTTTAYGLQSTTTAYGLQSTTTAYGLQSTTTAYGLQSTTTAYGLQTHLRIRSLMAWQCLAEFLGVFVLNLLSQHSVAHAVTGEENKGDFFTMFLASSLAVTIAICMAGKVAGAHLNPAFSLAMSLVGXLPWATLPYLLLCVTVVCFCASGAPCILSCDALQHYTGGNLTVTGPKETASIFAAYPSPCLSLTNGFVDQVLGTWTLIVGLSVIPDSRNKAVPAGLEPVVVGLLILAIGLPRDANCGFLLHPAQDLCPRLFTYFAAWGPEVFGAGNGWWWVPVVAPMVGPTLNTATYQLLAALHLPEDPEPVQRXVAAQLETSDLGTPAQLECKL; this is encoded by the exons atgaccaaagctgccaagttctgcggCTTGCTGGGCGGGAACTTGGCCCCCTCCTTCATTT CCTACGGTCTTCAGTCCACTACCACAGCCTACGGTCTTCAGTCCACTACCACAGCCTACGGGCTTCAGTCCACTACCACAGCCTACGGGCTTCAGTCCACTACCACAGCCTACGGTCTTCAGTCCACTACCACAGCCTACGGTCTTCAGTCCACTACCACAGCCTACGGGCTTCA GACCCACCTCCGGATCCGAAGCCTCATGGCCTGGCAGTGCCTGGCAGAGTTTCTGGGTGTATTTGTGCTA aatcttctttctcag CATTCTGTGGCCCACGCTGTCACCGGCGAAGAAAACAAAGGCGACTTCTTCACAATGTTTCTGGCCAGCTCTCTGGCTGTTACAATAGCTATCTGCATGGCAGGCAAAGTCGCAG GAGCCCACCTAAACCCagccttctctctggccatgAGCTTGGTGG TCCTCCCCTGGGCCACGCTCCCCTATTTGCTGCTTTGTGTAACTGTTGTCTGCTTCTGTGCCTCAGGAGCTCCCTGCATTCTCTCCTGTG aCGCCCTCCAGCACTACACAGGCGGGAACCTGACAGTGACTGGTCCCAAAGAGACAGCCTCCATTTTTGCCGCCTACCCTTCCCCTTGTCTGTCCCTGACCAATGGCTTCGTGGATCAG GTTCTGGGCACCTGGACGCTGATTGTGGGGCTGTCAGTGATCCCAGACAGTCGGAATAAAGCAGTGCCTGCAGGTCTGGAGCCTGTGGTGGTgggactgctgatccttgccatCGGACTACCCAGGGATGCTAACTGTGGCTTTCTGCTCCACCCTGCCCAGGACCTGTGCCCACGGCTCTTCACATACTTTGCTGCCTGGGGCCCTGAGGTCTT CGGGGCTGGTAATGGCTGGTGGTGGGTGCCTGTGGTGGCTCCTATGGTGGGACCCACCCTCAACACAGCCACATACCAGCTCCTGGCGGCTCTGCACCTCCCTGAGGATCCAGAGCCAGTT CAAAGGTGAGTAGCAGCTCAGCTTGAGACTTCAGACTTGGGAACTCCAGCTCAGCTGGAATGTAAGCTGTGA